Genomic DNA from Phaeobacter porticola:
TCGGCTGACCAGCTTCACCGCCGACAGCCTGGGCGAAGCCAAACCGATGTCCTCGGTGGTCGCAGGCCCGTCCGCGCGGGTGCTGCAACGCGCGCCCTTGCCGGGTATCCAGCTTGAACACGAGGCGGCCCTTGTGCCGGTGCAGCAGTATCAAGACGGGATGAGCATTGTCGAGACCGCGCCACCCACCGCCGTTAATCTCTATCACCTTTGCCTGTCGCGCCATGCGGTGATCAACGTCGGAGGCCTGCCATTTGAAACCTACCACCCCGGCCCAGATGCGCTGAAACTGGTCAGCCATGCAATCCGCACGCTCTATCTGAATCTGTTTTCGCATGTCGATTCGGTGGCGGGCTTTGGCCCGTTGACCTATCCGCGCATCGAATTGCAGGATCCCGATCTGCTCTGAGCTGACCCAGACGGGGCAGCGCCCAGCCCTCCGTCGAACATAAACCAGCCAAATGAAAAAGGCGCCCACATCACGCGGCGCCTTTGTCATT
This window encodes:
- a CDS encoding Hint domain-containing protein, which codes for MTIPQSLQRAAANAIEANALLKDPADRRSEVRPQLRRYDVTSLLPNGNIVDTRHVAPSLPLFEEAFTAFCRGSLVETSSGPIAIEDLLPGDALITAEGEALPLLWKGCTSLVPARATQNGRSHRLTSFTADSLGEAKPMSSVVAGPSARVLQRAPLPGIQLEHEAALVPVQQYQDGMSIVETAPPTAVNLYHLCLSRHAVINVGGLPFETYHPGPDALKLVSHAIRTLYLNLFSHVDSVAGFGPLTYPRIELQDPDLL